TTACACAGAAACAAATAAACAGACCAAGCCAGTTTCTTATTCGATGACTATGCATTTTTAGTCCTCACGATTAGTAGCCTTAGGCGGGGTAAAAAGTGCGTTCCATGCTGTGGTGGAATGACCCATTGGCAAACACAACAAGGCCCACTATATCTAAATAACCCTATGAAATCACCAACTTTGTTATGTTAGTTTTGTTAAATCAAAACAAAACAGTAACATGGCCTTACTTTTTTAGATGGTTTCCAGGATATACCGTTTCATGGTACAATTCCTATCTTCTTGAGAGGTGTAATCATTTCATCATAAAAAGAGAGTGCCCAAATACAAAGGAGTCCAACCATGATCAGATATATGTTGATGAGTGTCATTGCCGCTATGTTCCTCTGTACTGCTCATGCGGGAGCCAAAGAGATCAACCTCGGCACCGGAGAAACCTTCCGCCAGGGAGACCTTACGGTCACTTGCGGTCAATTAACACCTGACACCCCATTGACCCTCAAAGACTGCCAGTACTGGGATACTTTTAATGAAAAATGTCTGTTTGAAAAAACAATCTATTCCTATAAAAATCTCGAATGCGTCGAGGATTGTCAACACTGGGACAAGTTTAACGCCACCTGCCATTACCAGACGAAGTGCACTTTTTACCCGCCCCATATGGCCTTTGTGAAGACCACTTGCGAGAAGTTTGACGATTTCAACGATACCTGTCTGAAAACGAAAGAGACAAAAATAGGCCGCTGAATTTGAGTCGGGCCACGTCATAGAAAGACAGGGCTTTTATAGCTACTCTCCATTACAGTCCAAAACAACTACAGGCCTTACGAATAGAGTGTCGATCAATTGTCTCAAGCCTATCTATTTCGGCAAGCACTTCAACTCGCCCATGATGAACAATCGCCTCACGATTGACCAGATCAGGTTTCCCATTCATGACCACGCCAAAGAGTTCACAACCGATTCCGCGCAAGGCGTTAATTGTCAGTAATGTTTGATTAATAGCACCTAAGCGATTTTCGGCGACCACCAGAACCGGAAGCCCAAATTTTTTAATGAGATCAATGACAAGATGTTTGTCATTTAAAGGAACGAAAACACCGCCAGCACCTTCAACAATCAGAGAGCCCTGGCAATGTGGCAATGCAATTCTATCAATATCAATGACAACACCATCGTGGGCCGCCGAGGCATGGGGTGACAGTGGCTGGCTCAAACAGTAAGACTCGGGGAAAACATCTCCCGTTGTCTCACTGAATTTACGTACAAATTGACTGTCGGTCTGGTCATGCATGCCACTTTGAATCGGCTTCCAGTATGAGGCATTCAGTCCTGTTACCAGTATCGTTGAAACTACGGTTTTGCCAACAGAGGTATCTGTGCCTGTAACAAAGAGTTTATCCGGAAAGGGTCTGGTCATCGTTTCTTTTTTGCTCGTAGAATATCAAAGACATAAGTCATTTTAAGGGTTTCACCTTTCAAGCTCAACTCCCAGCCACGGATTAAACGCCGCATTTGACCTGCGGTTAGGACTAAACCATCTTTTTGGGCATTAGTACCTGTCAATTTCAGAGAACGAAAAAAATAGTCGGTGCTGGGATACTCTATCTCGATAGATTTTGAAACGGATTCAAGTGAATCAAAAACAGTTGCCACTTCTTGATTAATTTTCGCACTGTTCGGCAACAGATTCGCAGTACAAGGCACATTAAGCCGATTAGAGGCAGAATACCATTGGGCAAACGACCCCTGCACAAGACATGAAAAAATAAATTCACCGCCGGGAATCAATGAGTCGTAAACACGATGCAGGGTCTGCTGAAAATCAGAAAACCACTGTACTGTAAGCCCTGATATTACTGCGGCATAGGCATTTTTGTCTGATAATTGTTCAGCATCCAGAATCGTACACTGAAAATCATTGGGCGGTGTCCTAAGTTTCTCAATTTTTTGCTGACATTGTTCAACCATCCTCACTGAGATATCAGAAAATATCAGTTTTCGAGAACCTAAGAGCCGACTGATCTCAGCACTCATCTGCCCAGTTCCACAACCTATCTCTAAAATTGTTCCTTTCTGCAGGGATGCACAGGCCAGCCCGACATGCGTTAGCAGGAGGTCTGCCGCTTGATTCTGCATTCTGGCAAAACTGTCATAAGTCGTTGAGGCCCTTGAAAAATTGGCTTCTATACGTTTTTTAGTCGATTTGACTACCACAAAGTTTATCCCTTATAATCTCAAGACACTGTTGAACATGCGTAAAAGGCAAACCGTGACCCGCGCCATTGATTTGAAAGAGTGTACCTGTAAGTTTTTTTTGAAGTTCATCGGCACGATCTACAGGTACAATACGATCATTAGAACCGTGCAAAATCAAAACTTTCACATCCCTCAACGGTTCATACTGGAGGCAAACAGTATCAAGCAGGTCCAGGTCTGCTGCCAGTAAATCAAGATTAAGCAAAGCGATATCGGGAACCTCGCCGTACCACGAACAATCCCGATAAAAGTCTTTGAGCAGCTGGTCTGGTTCACGCTGCAAACGGACCTGCATCCGGTTAATGTGCTTTCTACT
This genomic interval from Desulfobulbaceae bacterium contains the following:
- the bioD gene encoding dethiobiotin synthase yields the protein MTRPFPDKLFVTGTDTSVGKTVVSTILVTGLNASYWKPIQSGMHDQTDSQFVRKFSETTGDVFPESYCLSQPLSPHASAAHDGVVIDIDRIALPHCQGSLIVEGAGGVFVPLNDKHLVIDLIKKFGLPVLVVAENRLGAINQTLLTINALRGIGCELFGVVMNGKPDLVNREAIVHHGRVEVLAEIDRLETIDRHSIRKACSCFGL
- a CDS encoding methyltransferase domain-containing protein, encoding MVVKSTKKRIEANFSRASTTYDSFARMQNQAADLLLTHVGLACASLQKGTILEIGCGTGQMSAEISRLLGSRKLIFSDISVRMVEQCQQKIEKLRTPPNDFQCTILDAEQLSDKNAYAAVISGLTVQWFSDFQQTLHRVYDSLIPGGEFIFSCLVQGSFAQWYSASNRLNVPCTANLLPNSAKINQEVATVFDSLESVSKSIEIEYPSTDYFFRSLKLTGTNAQKDGLVLTAGQMRRLIRGWELSLKGETLKMTYVFDILRAKKKR
- a CDS encoding alpha/beta hydrolase yields the protein QHGWGFNRDCFKGWLSQLQGSDLTFLDRGYWGNENAFPQILHSGYNVLVCHSLGLHFFTKDQLNSVDMIVVLGGFVCFHGHNPANQISRKHINRMQVRLQREPDQLLKDFYRDCSWYGEVPDIALLNLDLLAADLDLLDTVCLQYEPLRDVKVLILHGSNDRIVPVDRADELQKKLTGTLFQINGAGHGLPFTHVQQCLEIIRDKLCGSQID